A genomic segment from Nocardiopsis sp. Huas11 encodes:
- the cmr4 gene encoding type III-B CRISPR module RAMP protein Cmr4 gives MINYLLYLYAESPVHAGASGSDGALDLPIQREVATGYPVVWGQSLKGALRQAARDRGLDDDSFGSQTVNEVFGPPPSQGDEPGVNPQAGLLRVGDAQLVALPVATMQRTFAWATSATALSRLARKYRYAEADRTLPTIPTPNAARGYAGDQVWVGSEHEEQVVGPCLVNFESLVPSPQAKDNNKDESEDKSKDEQESTSEDKGEDRSADPVYQWGELLAQEALGEREALEPFASKLKKDLLVVGEDVMQLLVRQGTEHTVRVQLVPDTKEVKQLFSSEYLPAETVLAAVLTLREHPDRSEEHQILVQELLEDSVLQIGGDETVGKGLVWSKLVEAHQ, from the coding sequence GTGATCAACTACCTGCTGTACCTGTACGCGGAATCGCCTGTGCACGCTGGGGCCTCCGGCTCCGACGGGGCCCTGGACCTGCCCATCCAGAGGGAGGTGGCCACGGGCTACCCGGTGGTGTGGGGGCAGAGCCTCAAGGGCGCCCTGCGACAGGCTGCACGGGACCGGGGCTTGGACGACGACAGCTTCGGGTCCCAGACCGTCAACGAGGTGTTCGGCCCCCCGCCCTCGCAAGGTGACGAGCCCGGGGTGAACCCGCAGGCCGGACTCCTGCGGGTGGGGGACGCCCAACTGGTCGCCCTGCCGGTGGCCACGATGCAGCGCACCTTCGCCTGGGCGACCTCGGCCACGGCGCTGAGCCGCCTGGCCCGCAAGTACCGCTACGCCGAAGCTGACCGGACCCTGCCCACGATCCCGACCCCCAACGCCGCACGCGGGTACGCCGGTGACCAGGTATGGGTGGGATCCGAACACGAAGAGCAGGTCGTGGGTCCCTGCCTGGTCAACTTCGAGTCCCTGGTGCCCTCGCCGCAGGCCAAGGACAACAACAAGGACGAGTCCGAGGACAAGAGTAAGGACGAGCAGGAGAGCACAAGCGAGGACAAGGGCGAGGACAGGAGCGCGGATCCGGTCTACCAGTGGGGCGAACTCCTGGCCCAGGAAGCGCTGGGCGAGCGCGAGGCACTGGAGCCCTTCGCCAGCAAACTCAAGAAGGACCTGCTCGTCGTCGGGGAGGACGTGATGCAACTGCTCGTCCGCCAGGGCACCGAGCACACCGTACGCGTCCAGCTCGTCCCCGATACCAAGGAGGTCAAACAACTGTTCAGCAGTGAGTACCTGCCCGCGGAGACCGTGCTGGCGGCCGTGCTGACCCTGCGCGAACACCCCGACAGGAGCGAGGAGCACCAAATCCTCGTCCAGGAACTGCTGGAGGACTCCGTGCTGCAGATCGGCGGTGACGAGACCGTCGGCAAGGGGCTGGTGTGGTCCAAGCTGGTGGAGGCCCACCAGTGA
- a CDS encoding type III-B CRISPR module-associated protein Cmr5: MSTAKRLDNQMAGLAYQILQPGFTLEVRTRMRQLPARLRGGGLAATYAFILSHSGQANAVEKAYTRLAEVIARYVAEHRLIPDGPEQMDPYLFLEQLSKSKMTPTTYTRISLRVEALAGWMSRLSDALEPQSDQGGDRGQE; encoded by the coding sequence GTGAGCACGGCCAAACGCCTGGACAACCAGATGGCCGGACTGGCCTACCAGATCCTCCAACCGGGCTTCACCCTGGAAGTGCGCACGCGCATGCGCCAACTCCCCGCCCGGCTGCGCGGCGGAGGGCTGGCCGCCACCTACGCGTTCATCCTCTCCCACTCCGGACAGGCCAATGCCGTCGAGAAGGCCTACACACGGCTGGCCGAAGTCATCGCCCGGTACGTCGCCGAGCACCGGCTCATCCCAGACGGCCCCGAACAGATGGACCCCTACCTGTTCCTCGAACAGTTGTCGAAGTCGAAGATGACCCCGACCACCTACACCCGCATCTCCCTGCGCGTGGAAGCACTGGCCGGATGGATGAGCCGCCTGTCCGATGCGCTGGAGCCCCAGAGCGACCAGGGAGGTGACCGTGGCCAAGAATAA
- the cmr6 gene encoding type III-B CRISPR module RAMP protein Cmr6, translating into MAKNKNNKKDKGGKATPRAASGKARGPFGRAVRTTHNSAEKRHDLVLGPQQTPVDQGANALVVLRRLTLAPRKSPQDWNDKNPDRPLHAWAGLHGLGQQDNGLAPDVLARRTAFLQAWRRAHRPLPAVPGPGSDGVLRLQLSTEWRIAPGLGLRFGAQETGASLHGTYGWPLLSASALKGLAAAAASAQKVDDDLIRQVLGGPRPGRKQTEGTVGRGGVRFLDALVVDGLCVHEDVITPHQQPYYTTNGPQARSNRTRRLPGEHHNPVPVEFLSVSGTFAVDLLGLDPAHLRLAASWLRWAGDEIGGGGRTTAGYGYFTDHTPAPAQETL; encoded by the coding sequence GTGGCCAAGAATAAGAACAACAAGAAGGACAAGGGCGGTAAAGCGACACCACGCGCGGCCTCCGGAAAGGCTCGCGGCCCCTTCGGCAGGGCCGTCAGGACCACCCACAACTCTGCGGAGAAGCGCCACGACCTGGTGCTCGGCCCCCAGCAGACCCCTGTGGACCAGGGGGCCAACGCGCTCGTCGTACTGCGACGCCTGACCCTGGCACCCCGCAAGTCCCCCCAGGATTGGAACGACAAGAACCCCGACCGGCCCCTGCACGCCTGGGCCGGCCTACACGGACTGGGCCAGCAAGACAACGGCCTGGCCCCGGACGTCCTGGCCCGCAGGACGGCGTTCCTGCAGGCATGGCGGCGCGCTCACCGGCCCCTGCCCGCAGTGCCGGGACCGGGATCCGACGGTGTCCTGCGCCTGCAATTGAGCACCGAATGGCGGATCGCCCCCGGCCTGGGCCTGCGGTTCGGAGCCCAGGAGACCGGAGCCTCACTGCACGGAACCTACGGATGGCCTCTGCTGAGCGCCTCCGCACTCAAAGGGCTGGCCGCAGCCGCGGCGTCCGCGCAGAAAGTCGACGACGACCTGATACGCCAGGTACTGGGCGGCCCGCGCCCCGGCCGCAAGCAGACCGAAGGCACCGTGGGGCGCGGGGGCGTGCGCTTCCTGGACGCCCTGGTGGTGGACGGCCTGTGCGTCCACGAGGACGTCATCACCCCTCACCAGCAGCCCTACTACACCACCAACGGCCCCCAGGCCCGCTCGAACCGCACACGTCGGCTACCCGGCGAGCACCACAACCCCGTGCCGGTGGAGTTCTTGTCCGTGTCGGGCACCTTCGCCGTTGACCTGCTCGGCCTGGACCCCGCCCATCTGCGCCTGGCGGCCTCCTGGCTGCGCTGGGCCGGGGACGAGATCGGCGGTGGCGGACGCACCACCGCCGGATACGGCTACTTCACCGACCACACCCCCGCACCCGCGCAGGAGACGCTGTGA
- the cmr1 gene encoding type III-B CRISPR module RAMP protein Cmr1, translated as MPWTDFTLTVTTPLFNDHTDGSVRVSSLRGALRFWFRALIGQRVGNNSELLFKAEEHVFGSTERLSPIRMRIHDQPESGTGRWGESLNGSERAALCYLAGQGLTSGTTVARRYIDSGQSIGLKVAFSDDEHANALFLASLWLMCAYGGVGARTRRGFGGLHLKHRDGGLPEPWTAADLSPPGLDHYRSLKGLEPARLRDLCAPHLQALVPKPCSDDDRPEYPVLGEKYTLAGLSSRSFSGWAKAAARTGEVFKQFRSTGEYKGVILHTYRKPYPVGALGLPVNYYKGEVVQPEWSPSQGDSSSGAKETLRRASPLWLRFVCDPALEEWRVFSFAFHNKFLPTDRNHRVWLRNAADRNRQLDVTDTHVRERTGRWINSSLKSL; from the coding sequence ATGCCTTGGACCGACTTCACCCTCACCGTGACCACACCGCTGTTCAACGACCACACTGATGGCAGTGTGAGGGTGTCCTCGCTGCGAGGTGCCCTGCGGTTCTGGTTCCGTGCCCTCATCGGCCAGCGCGTGGGCAACAATTCCGAGTTGCTGTTCAAGGCCGAAGAACACGTGTTCGGCTCCACCGAGCGGCTCTCCCCGATACGGATGCGTATCCACGACCAGCCCGAATCCGGTACCGGGCGCTGGGGCGAGTCTCTGAACGGGAGCGAGAGGGCCGCGTTGTGCTATCTCGCCGGGCAGGGCCTGACCTCCGGAACTACTGTCGCCCGCCGCTACATCGACTCCGGGCAGAGCATCGGGTTGAAGGTCGCCTTCAGCGACGACGAGCACGCCAACGCACTCTTTCTGGCCTCGCTGTGGCTCATGTGCGCCTACGGGGGTGTGGGAGCCCGCACCCGCCGAGGCTTCGGCGGCCTGCACCTGAAACATCGTGATGGAGGGCTGCCCGAGCCGTGGACGGCTGCTGACCTGTCCCCTCCGGGGCTGGACCACTACCGCTCTCTCAAAGGCCTGGAACCGGCCCGGTTGCGTGATCTCTGTGCTCCGCACCTGCAAGCACTGGTCCCAAAACCGTGCTCCGACGACGACAGGCCCGAATACCCGGTACTGGGGGAGAAGTACACCCTGGCCGGGCTGTCCTCCCGGAGTTTCTCCGGCTGGGCCAAAGCCGCAGCCCGCACCGGCGAAGTATTCAAACAGTTCCGTTCCACCGGCGAGTACAAGGGAGTGATCCTTCACACGTACAGGAAGCCTTACCCAGTGGGCGCGCTCGGGCTCCCGGTGAACTACTACAAAGGGGAAGTTGTCCAGCCGGAATGGAGCCCCAGTCAAGGAGACAGCAGTTCCGGAGCCAAAGAGACCCTACGCAGGGCCTCGCCGCTGTGGCTGCGGTTCGTCTGTGACCCTGCCCTAGAGGAGTGGCGAGTGTTCTCGTTCGCGTTCCATAACAAGTTTCTCCCCACGGACAGAAACCATCGGGTATGGCTGCGAAACGCCGCGGATCGAAACCGCCAACTGGACGTGACCGACACCCATGTGCGTGAGCGAACCGGGAGGTGGATCAACTCGAGTCTCAAGTCCCTGTGA